The DNA region GGTTGCCCAATAATGCGCTTGATAAATGCCTGATCTTTGGTAAATCCCAGGGTCTGCAACTGAGGAGGTGGGTCGAAGACCACAATGTCACCAAATTGAGGTGGATGAAAACGATAGGACACTTTTTCGACGACCAGGCGATCGCCAATTTCCAGCGTTGACACCATCGAATCGGAAGGGATGAAACGAGGTTCCGCCACAAATAAGCGCATTAGCAACGCCAGGATCAGCGCCATAAACAAAATTTGAAAATTATCCCACCAGATCTTCCAGGAAGATTTAACCGGGGATGACGGTGAGGACTGGGATTGCTCGGAAGTTTTTTCAGAAGTCATAGGCTCCATTCTCGCAAGCCAGTGTCTCTGAATGCAACTTCCACCAAGTACTTGTCCTCACCTACTTTCTATCCGCTTTATTCATTCAGCCAGCGAGCGGCATCCTTGGCATGGTAGGTAAGGATCAAATCAGCCCCAGCTCGTTTGAAGCTGGTTAAGGTTTCCATCACGACCTTCTGTTCATCAATCCAGCCATTCAGGGCGGCTGCTTTTACCATTGAATACTCACCAGAGACGTTATAAGCGGCGACTGGGAGATGAGAAGCTTGTTTTACCTGCCAGATGATATCCATGTAGGACAGAGCAGGCTTGACCATCAACATATCTGCTCCTTCGGCAATATCCAGGCCAATTTCTTTGAGGGCTTCTCGTGAATTACCTGGATCCATCTGATAGGTGCGACGATCTCCAAATTGAGGTGCTGACTCTGCCGCATCCCGGAAGGGGCCATAGTAAGCGGAGGCATACTTCGCGGCATAGGAGAGGATGGGGGTATCCTGGAATCCGGCAGCATCCAATCCTTCCCGAATCGCCTGCACAAAGCCGTCCATCATTCCGGAAGGGGCAATGATATCTGCCCCTGCTTTGGCCTGAGACACAGCCGTTTTCTTGAGCAGTTCCAGCGTGGGATCATTGAGTACTCGTCCGCTTAAGTCGCCTACTTCCAGATAGCCGCAGTGCCCGTGGGCAGTATATTCGCATAGGCAGGTATCGGCGATGATGATCAGATCAGGGACCGCCTCTTTAACTGCTGTGGCCGCTTTTTGGACAATGCCGCAATCATGCCAGGCTCCTGTGGCATTGGTGTCTTTATCTGCCGGAATACCAAACAGAATGATGGCTGGGATACCCAGGTCGTAGACTTCCTTTGCTTCCTCTACAATTTTGTCAACGGAGAGCTGGAAGACTCCCGGCATCGAACGAACTTCGTTGGCGATCGCATCCCCTAGTACAGCAAACAAGGGATAGATCAGGTCGCTGGTGGTTAGAACGGTTTCACGCACCATGCGGCGAAGTTGAGGATGGCTGCGAAGGCGACGAGGACGATGGACTGGAAACATAATGCTGGTGGACAAGGTTTAACCCTTAAAAGCTTAAAACGTTCTGTAACTCACCTGTACACAAGTTACGTTACGTTCTGTTGCAATTGTGGTTTGCTCGAACTCTATTTCCTATAGCCCCTTGAATATTTCATTCGCTATACTACACTTGTATTACGAATGTACCTGCTGTTATAGGGAGGATTGTATGCAAGCATTGACCCGTACTTCAACCACTGAGATGGAAGTAACCAGCATTCGTCTGGAACGAGAGTTGAAGGAAAGACTGAAAGAATTATCCGGTAATCAAGGATACCAGGCTCTCATCCGGGACATTTTGTGGAATTATGTCCAGCAACGATCGGGTGATTATACTCCTTGCCTTTCCCCAGCAGACATCCGCTCTATTGTCTCTGCGACAGCCCAACAAGAACAACACTGTGCCTTAACGGGCAAAGTGATTCGCCCCAACGAACAAATGCTACTTGGATTAACCACCAATGGGGTTATGGTTTCTCTTAGCTCTGATAGTTTGTCCAGCTAAAACTGGCTCTGCCAGTAAGTGCCAGTTTAGAAATTGAACTAAGTATCTTTGGTTCTCCCGTTAGTACTGTGATAACTTTATTTAATCAGAGAAGCAGGCTAATAGTCTTTCTCGAAAATTGTTGAAATTGACAAAGCCATAAGCTTGCCGTTTAATCAATTTAATTCGGTTGTTGATTCCCTCCATTGCGCCACTCGTTGTGCGATTCCGAAAGTAGTTGCTAATCCCATCTAAATGGTTACGAATCGTTGTGCTTGCTTCACTATAGACGACTCGCGCTTGATCGAGCCACCCTTGGATCTGACGCTTGCCTTCCTCAACGGTTAATGGTTGTTCATAAATCGCGCGAAACTCTTCTTTCCACTCATAGGCTTTTCCTAATCGCTTTGACCGTTTCAGAATCTCTTCTAACTTTGTCTTTTCTTCTGCTGTTAAATCCTTGCCATTCTTGAGCAAAATGAATTTGCTACCTCGGTCTGATACACCCGATTGTCTACGAATTTTATTTAACTCCTCATTGACTAATTTCATGACATGAAAGCGGTCAATCACTACCACGGCATTGGGAAACACTTTCTTGACTACCTTTGGGAACCCTCCCCACATATCCACGCTCACCTCTTCAACTTTTGCACGCACCTCTATGGGCTGCTGCTTCAGGGTTTCAATAATGTCTTCCTGTTGGTGACTGTCAATCACTTCAATCAATTTCCCGGCCTCAACGTCGCCGATAACGGTGGCGAAGTTTTGATGCCCTTTCCGCTTGCTGATTTCATCAATCCCAATGCGTTTGACTCCTGCCCATCCCGTGTTTTTTTCTGTGCATACTGATGCTTGAAAATCCCTTCAATGCGCTCAAAGCTTAATCCTTCTACGCGACCCACTTGCTCCATACTTGACAGTTGTACTTGCTGGTAAATATGCTCCTCATAGCGTCGAGTGTACTGCCGTCCTGCGTCCATAAATGTCAATGACTCAGTAAAATAACGTTGGCAATCACGACAATAAAACTGACGACGAGGAATTTTCAAATAAGTGACTTGGCCAAAAATCGATAGGTCTCGAATCAAAATCGGACGGTTTTGATGCAACTCTGAACTTAATTTCTTACAGTGTGGACAGCTAGATTCTTGATTGAGCAAGCGCAACTTTAAGTACACTTCATTGTCTTTTTGAATGCAATTTTCAACCGTAACGTGAGGGAAGTTAAGCAATCTATCAAGATGTATGTCCATTGGCGCAATCCCTGACTGAAAGTATCATATTATACGATTTTCACCCCGGATCCGGAAGAGCCGTATCTTTGAAGATTTAGTGATAACTGTTAAAGCCGTAAGATTACGGTTTAATTTAACTAAACCTTGTCCAAGTCCAGAACCGTAGTTTCTCTTATAGAAAAATTCTAGTTCTCTTGCTGGACTTGGTTTAGCAAAGGCTGGACGGTTAAGTAGGAGGTTTCCTAGCCGCTCAGCCTTTATTCTTTGCTCTTGTATTATCTCTGCTTTAAATAGATGCTCTATTCCTCATAAAAGCTTTACAGAAAATCAGTTATTTACACAGATAATAGCTATTAGGAATTGAATAATGCTTTGTAACTCAGATAATTTGTTATCAATAATCTGTAGGAAAATTGTCTAACTCTAAGAATTGCTTGTTGTTAAGTAAGTTGCGACCCCAACTTCGGCAATTTAGCGGATTATGAGTGTAGGTTTGGGAATGTTAGTTTGAAAAGAGATGCAGGTTTCTGAAGAGGCGTTTTAGTGAGGTGCACATTAGATGCCTGACTGCATTTAGACAACCCTAATCATTTGATTTGTAAATAAAATAAATCTTCTCCAGGTCTAAAACCGTAGTTTCTCTTCTAGGAAAACGACCGTTCTCTAGCTGGACTTGGTTTAAGTCCAATCAGGAGTACAAGCTTTTCTAAAAAACTTATGACTCTGATTTTGGACAAGATTGTATGCCACCTAATGAGTCAAATGATTCGGTGAGAAAGCTAGCACAGACTCAACTTTCACTCTAATTTTGCTGAATAAGGACTGTAGTAACGAATGCAGCACGATTCATTAGATATCAAGAAAACTTCAACTCCTGAGGTAGGAGTATATGAATGTGAAATTCACCTCAAGTTCAGGCTGATTGAGGAAAAAGGAGCGCTAGACCAGCAAGCTCACCTTTTGGAAATGTTGATGGATGCTTTTGCTTATGGATCCGACGATTACATGGAACCGATTCAGGTTGAGGTGACTGCTGAGGAGATCTGCGAGTTAGCTGCTTCCCCCCAAATGCGCCGCCAATTAATCCGCTTGCGAAACTCCAGTGAATTGGCCTAACTTCTTGGGCTTCCACGCTCAATTTGAGCAGCAACTGCGCTAGGATAATTAGGAATCGCGCAAGCATATCTTCGGTCGATCCAGATCCAATCCAAAAATATGTTGACAGATGTAGCGAGGTTCGATAGCCTAATAAAGGTCTGAACAACAGGCCCCCATCGTCTAGAGGCCTAGGACACCTCCCTTTCACGGAGGCGACGGGGATTCGAATTCCCCTGGGGGTATTCAAAGCTCTTACAGACAAGTCTGTGAGAGCTTTTTGTTTGGCAATATGAGCAGATCTCTATTAATTCGAACTTATAACTCGAACTTGAGTTCCCCTATCTGGCCGTGAGGCGGGTAATCTTCTCATGCAGAGCAAGTTGATATAGAGTCTTGAGCAGCACGATCGCTCCGATTCCTGAGATCAAAAATGCCCCGATCGCCCAATATGTATAGGCTCCTGCCAGCAAAAGGAGACCGATTAGCAGGGAAAATCCTGTGAGGCAGGTGTACAAGAGGCTGCGGTTAGCTAGGGTCAATTTCTTCAAGGCGCGCTCCTGATCAAAATAGCGGGCACGCAGTTCCAGTTCCTGTTGCTCGAGGCGTTCTTCCAGTTGCTGCAGCAAGAAACTGGATGGGCTGGGTTGCCGGATTCTATAGATTAAATAATCCTTCGCCTGGCGTACCAATTCTCCCACAGTCGCTCCTGGGCCTGTAGCGGTCGTTAGACTGGCAACAAACGGCTTGGCAGAGGCCAGCAGGTTATATTGGGGGTCTAGCGCACGGGCCACACCGTCCAGCGTGGTGAGTGCTTTCAGAATAAAGGTCATTTTGGCAGGTAAGCGAAAGGGTTGCTGCTCAAACAGCGCATACAACTCACTCCGCATCTCCGTGAAGGCTTGCATCTCGATCGGCTTCTCGGTAAATTTCTCCAGGAGAAAACGAGTAACCCGTCGGATCGGGGCCATATCGGACATGGGTTCAATTAAACCCAGATCCATGAGAGTTTCAATTACCTGGTTCGTGTCCTTTTTCAGCACTGCAAAGAACGTTTTCACCATTTGTTCTTTGTTAATCGGCTGCACTTCTGCCATCATGCCGAAGTCATAAAAAATCAGGCAACCATCTTGGCTGACGGCCATATTACCGGGGTGGGGATCGGCCTGAAAAAAGCCGTCCTGCAGTAACTGCTTCAGATAGCAGCAAATCCCTAGCTGGTTGACCTCTTTAACATTGATGCCGCAGGCTTCTAAACTTTGACGATCGTTGATCTTGATCCCTGGCACATAATCCATCGTCAGCACCCGTTTCGTCGTGTGCTTGGGATAAACTCTGGGAACGATGATGCAATCGTGATCCCTAAAGTTGTACCGGAAGCGATCGGCGTTAAGGGCCTCCTGAATATAGTCAATCTCCTGATACAGAATCTCGGTAAATTCGTGATAAATCGCTTCCAGGTCGTATTGTCGCGTCCAGGGAAGAAATCGCTGGCAGAAGCGAACTAATTGGTGGAGAACTTTGAAGTCCAGATCAAACAGCTTGTCTAATCCTGGACGCTGAACTTTGACCACAACCTCTTCCCCTGTATGCAGGCGGGCCTTATGAACTTGTCCCAGACTGGCTGCTGCAATTGGAACAAAGTCAAATTCTCGATACAGGTGGTAGATCGGTGCTCCCAACTCGGTTTCAACAATTGCGATCGCCTCTTCCGGACTAAAGCCCGGTACTTTATCCTGCAATCGGCTCAATGCCTGCACATATTCCAACGGCAACAGATCAGCCCGAGTTGACAATGCCTGCCCTAATTTAATGAACGTTGGCCCCAGATCTAAGAGTGTCCCCACCAGCCATTGGGCGCGGCGATTTCGATAGCGGGTTGAACGGCCTGGAATTCTGCTGTCCCACCAGAGATAAAACATCAACTGGGCAGAGGAACTGAACACATCCATCTGCCGCACCAGGGGAGAATACCGGGTGCGCTGCCAGCGTAAACGTCTTGGGGCAGTAGACTTCAGCATTTCAGCATCATAAATGATTCAGCAGCCCTTGATGCATTAGATGGAACTGCCGACAGCCTGGGGCAGGACGAGCGTAAAGCAAGTTGTCCAGGCTGAGGACTGTTCTGTAGGAGCGCTAGAGGCTGAAATGGTGCCATTCAGATGTTGCGTCAAGCTCTTGACTAGAGCCAACCCCAACCCTGTTCCTGGCACGGCATTTTGCACAGCACTATGACAGCGTCTGAAGCGATCGAAAATATAGGGAAGTTCTTCGGGGGGAATCGCCGCTCCCTGATTCGTAAGGGTGAGAACAATCTGATTGATAGCGTCTTCCTGACGAGGAGAAATGGCTAAGCGGATACAGGTTTGAGGTTCAGAGTAGCGAGTTGCATTGGTGAGTAACTCCACCAGGATACGGGTAAGGCTTTCACGATCGCTCCAGAGGCTTAGTGGATCACGAGGAATCTCTAAATCAAGTTTTAAACCTTTTCCGGCCCAACTGGATTCAAAGGAAGCCGTCACTTCTGTAACCAGATCGACTAAATTTAGTTCTTCAAGTTGCAGCGTTGTTTGTTTAGACTCCAATTCTCGCAGAGTCAGCAGATCGTTAATTAAATTGGTTTCTTGGGCACATTGCTGTTCCAAAATGTCGAGGTAGCGTGCCCCACGATCGCCCTCAGTACCAGTTTGACGAAGCATCCGGATAGCCAAAGCCATACTGGTTAATGGAGTTCTAAGCTCATGGCTAACCGTATCTAGAAATTCATCCTTTAACTGGTTTAAGTGCCTCAGTTGCTCAAGCTGATTCCGAGTTCGCTCATAAAGCTTGGCTTGCACGGCGAGACTTTGCTTCAACTCAGCCGTCCGCTTCTCCACCAGAGATTGCACTTGTCGCAGGGTTTCTGTTTGGATGATGGCAGTACTGACTTGAGCACTCATTAACTCAACCAGTTCAATGTCCTCAGGTTGCCAGGAACGGGGTTGATCATCTCGAAGCACTAGAAATCCCAAGACAGTACCCTGGCTTTCCAGAGGGGCTACCAGAAGCGTATCCCTCTCACCGACTTGAAAGACGGTTGCAGTAGGAGAGCTATCATGGCCCAGAATCTGTTGGGCACTATTGATCACCATTGATTTTGGAGAATGAAGAAAAGCGTACTGACAAAGAGTACATTCCGACAGCCAGAAGGATTGGTTCGATGTCCCAGCCATTGAACCAAGAAAGGAAGATGAGGGGGATTCATACCCCTCTTTGAACCACTCGCACGTTACCGTCACTTGAGCTTTGGGAATTTGCTCACCTGCTTTATTCCGGAATAAGGGATCCCAATATTTCAACCGCAGAAGGAGGCCGTGGCTCACTCCCAGCGCTGTAGCCACACCATTAATTGCCAATTGAAATACTTCACTTAAATTCGACGAGTTTCGGATAGCAATCGCTAGTTGTTTAACCACTCCCTGATACGTTGCTTGTTGCTTCAGTTGCTGTTGCAAGTTGAGATGGGAGAGTAGAGTCATGACCTGCTGAGCAATGATCTCCAATTGTTCAACTTGACAGGCTGGCCAGGAGTAAGGCCGCGATCGCAGCAGGCTAATTCTGCCCAGGGGCATTCCGGGCAACTGAACTCGCACTTCTAATACAGAGCGATAAGGAAAACTATGGGTTGAAGTGGCATCAGAGGGCCATAGATCAGCAAGCTCCTGCACACAACACCTGGCCCCCGAATTGCTGGGCAGAGCTTGTACATCTGGGATGATGGTAGGAGTTCCGTTATCTAATCGATCCGTATTCACCCAATTTGTTTGGGTAACTGCAGGGATAAAAGGGGATGAAAGGAGCGATCGCCCCGTTTCAGCTATCCACCATGCTGTTCGTACTCCTACCTGTGTAGGGGTAGAGAACATCACCAGGCAACCATCTACCTGAAACGCTTCTCCCAATAATGCGGCTACTCTGGGTATTGCTAAATCCGGCTCAGGGATGGCTACAGTAATCTGATTCAGTTGCTTCACGAGGCCAGTCAGGTCTACCTGAGATTGGATAGAAAGGGTAGGAGTTTCTCGCACTGACATCGCTCCTGTAGTGTGGGGCACCGAGTATAAAAAAGTTGCTTCCGTAGTGGGAGGCGTTTGGCTGTAGATACGGTCAGAACTGATAGTAGAAGGTACTTTTTGAGTCTTTTGCATAATTTTGATGATCGAGATCTCCAGCCGTTTGAGAGTGCCCCTGCCTCCGTTAGAGTTCCCTGGGTTGCAGGGTATCTAGCAAACAACTTGGGAGATTCGAGAAAATTGTCCTCTACTTAACAAACCCTGGTCTCACGTCATAGACTCATGAAAATTCTGAGAATAACAACGTCAGTATATTGGCTCCCCAAAGTAGCTGAAAAGTGCGAATTTACGGAGAAGTAGCCCACCCTGAACCTTAATTTTTTCTTGCAAGTACGGTTATCTCTAAAGAATTACCCCATGGGGGGTATGCGCTTTTTGTCAAATACTTGTTATCTTCTGTAATACTAGGGTGATGACAGAAGTTCTTTCGGGAATCCTGAAAAACATCTGGTTGTTATCTGAACCGGGGCTACTTCTCAAAACCTTGAGTTAGCCCTAATTGCGTACTCTCTCATATCTGGAGTGAACTATGAACCAACCTGTAGAACTGTCCCTGGAACAGCAATTTAGTATCCGTTCCTTTGAAACCCAGGTACAACAAATGAGCCGTGAACAGGCTCAAGACTTCCTGGTGAAGCTGTATGAGCAAATGATTGTCCGTGAAAATATGTACAAGCAGTTTCTGAAGCACCAGTGGGGCCTAGAGCCTGGTCCTCAGATTCAGTAGCCCTCTTTGCGAGTGGGCGACCTCGGTCTCTAGCTTTGTTCTTAAGTGGGAAAGAAGCTGGGGTGTGGGGCCGTCAATCGCACTGATGTTGACCTGCCAAGGCTGATGTTATTTAGATTGCTCATCATAATTGATAAATTTTCTGTTCGATGGGTTCAGCGATCGTCCTACAAAGCACAACTTAACGCCTTTATAGCCAACTGAACCAGTTTCCGCGGTTTATCCTAATATTGGGTAGGAGCAAAAGCTTTTATTTGGTAATCTTTCTCGCTGGCTCAATATGGTAAGACCTTTTGTAGGGTGGACAAGCTTTTTAGTTACCGTTGGATTATTGCTGCCTGTCCGGCCCAGTCAGGCCCTCACTCCCCCTCTCCAAGCCAATGTAGTGATCCCTGCGTTACCGGGCCGTGAGCCTGATGCCAATTCTCAGTTACAAAACTCTTTTCATCTAGAAAGTAACCCATCTTATTCACGGCTTGAACCCGATGTAGAGTTACCAGCTTCAGAAGACTCTCAAATCAAGCCACTTTATCAAATCGACCCTTTGCCTGTTGAAGAGCAACCTCTGCGCCTGGAAATCAGTTTGAGTCGGCGACGGGTAGGGGTTTTCAAAGGGAAAAGTTTGATCAAGTCGTACCCGATCGCTGTTGGTCGTCCGGGATGGGAAACCCCGTTAGGAACTTACCAGGTTCGGCAAATGCTGAGAAATCCTACCTGGATTCATCCGTTGAAAAAAGGTATTTCGATTCCGGGTGGCGATCCAGAAAATCCGTTAGGCCGATTTTGGATTGGCTTTTGGACGGATGGGAAAAACTGGATTGGCTTTCATGGCACCCCTAATCCCAAATCAGTTGGTACGGCAGCTTCTCATGGTTGTATTCGGATGTACAACAAAGATGTTGAAGAACTGTTCCAGAAGGTGAGCCTGGGGACAGAAGTTAAGGTGATCAAATAACTCACAGATAACTCACGGAATTTACAGAGAATTTACCTGTAGCTTTCTATCTTTATAGAAGCTTTAAAGAGAAGCTCCGTGGTACTCCCTATATTTGGAATAATCCTCTTTTGATGTAATTCCAATGCTTAGAGCTTCAGTAAATCTACTTAGGGTGGTTCTCTTGTTGCTCCTGGTTGTGCCCGCCTGGATTGGTTTTCAGTGTTTGCCCTGGAGCTATGTTTAATTCTGGTGTACGGCAAGAATGAAAAAACGGCGTACCCTGCTGGATAGAAACAAACACCAGCAAACAGGAATACACCGATGACTCAAGATAAACTGGTTTCATTCAAAACACCAGATGAGCCTGGAACATTTAGCGATGCGCTGACTGAACTGGTTCGTAACGGTGCGCGTCAAATCATTGCCCAAGCAGTTGAAGTCGAGTTGCAGGAGTTTTTAGCCCAATACCAGAGCCTCAAAGATGAGCAAGGACGACAGGCGGTCGTGCGCAATGGCTACTTGCCTGAACGAAGCATTGTGACTGGGGTTGGAGCGGTTGAAATTCAAGTTCCGAAAGTGCGAGACCGAAGCGGACAGGGGATTAAGTTTAATTCGCTGTTGTTGCCGCCGTATTTGAAGCGCGCTCAAAGTGTTGAGGAGGTGTTGCCCTGGTTGTACCTCAAAGGAGTCTCGACTGGGGATTTTTCAGAAGCTTTGGCATCGTTGCTGGGCACCCAGGCAGACGGGTTATCTGCGAGTACCATCAGCCGCCTCAAAGCGAAGTGGACTCAGGAGCACCAGCAGTGGCAACAGCGAACGCTCAGTGGCAAGCGGTATGTGTATGTTTGGGCAGATGGGATTTACTTCAACATCCGCAACGAAGATGACCGACAATGTATTTTAGTCCTGATCGGAGTGACGGATACGGGCAGCAAGGAATTGCTCGGACTCGAAGCTGGATTTCGCGAGTCCGAGTTGAGTTGGAAACCGTTGTTGTTACGCTTACAAGACCAGGGACTCAAACAAGCACCAGAGTTGGCGATTGGAGATGGTGCATTGGGATTTTGGAAAGCCCTCGCGCAGGTATTTCCGTCCACCCGCATCCAACGTTGTTGGGTGCATAAAACGGCGAATGTCCTCAACCACTTACCTAAAAGCCAGCAACCCCACGCCAAGTCGGCTTTACATCAAATCTACCTGGCAGCCACCAAAGATGAGGCAGAAAAGGCTTTTGAGCGATTCATCAAAACCTACGCAGCCAAGTATCCTAAAGCCACGGAGTGTTTAGCCAAAGACCGATCCGCATTGTTGGCATTCTATGATTTCCCGGCTGAGCATTGGGTGCATCTGCGCACCACCAATCCAATTGAATCCACTTTTGCCACGGTGCGCTTGAGAACCGATAAAACGCGAGGCTGTGTCTCCCAGGACAGCATTCTGTCGTTGGTCTTCAAGCTTGTCCAGAGCGCTCAGAAGCGATGGTTACGGATTCGAGGCTTCAAACGATTAGGGGAGGTGATTGAAGGAGTCAAATTCAAGGATGGAATTCGCGTTGATTTACATCCCGATTCAGGAGTCAGTCAGGACGCTGCTTGATTCTTCTTCATACACCACATTTGACAATAACTCTTTGCCCTGGCAGGACGATGAAGAGTTCAATGGCAATCTTTCCTAGCTTTGCCAGGACTGG from Leptodesmis sichuanensis A121 includes:
- a CDS encoding L,D-transpeptidase, producing the protein MVRPFVGWTSFLVTVGLLLPVRPSQALTPPLQANVVIPALPGREPDANSQLQNSFHLESNPSYSRLEPDVELPASEDSQIKPLYQIDPLPVEEQPLRLEISLSRRRVGVFKGKSLIKSYPIAVGRPGWETPLGTYQVRQMLRNPTWIHPLKKGISIPGGDPENPLGRFWIGFWTDGKNWIGFHGTPNPKSVGTAASHGCIRMYNKDVEELFQKVSLGTEVKVIK
- the lepB gene encoding signal peptidase I, giving the protein MTSEKTSEQSQSSPSSPVKSSWKIWWDNFQILFMALILALLMRLFVAEPRFIPSDSMVSTLEIGDRLVVEKVSYRFHPPQFGDIVVFDPPPQLQTLGFTKDQAFIKRIIGQPGQIVEVKDGKVFVDRTPLKEPYIAAPPDYRMAPVQVPPGEFFVMGDNRPNSNDSHIWGFLPEQNIIGHAWFRFYPFDRIGTVR
- a CDS encoding GAF domain-containing sensor histidine kinase, with amino-acid sequence MQKTQKVPSTISSDRIYSQTPPTTEATFLYSVPHTTGAMSVRETPTLSIQSQVDLTGLVKQLNQITVAIPEPDLAIPRVAALLGEAFQVDGCLVMFSTPTQVGVRTAWWIAETGRSLLSSPFIPAVTQTNWVNTDRLDNGTPTIIPDVQALPSNSGARCCVQELADLWPSDATSTHSFPYRSVLEVRVQLPGMPLGRISLLRSRPYSWPACQVEQLEIIAQQVMTLLSHLNLQQQLKQQATYQGVVKQLAIAIRNSSNLSEVFQLAINGVATALGVSHGLLLRLKYWDPLFRNKAGEQIPKAQVTVTCEWFKEGYESPSSSFLGSMAGTSNQSFWLSECTLCQYAFLHSPKSMVINSAQQILGHDSSPTATVFQVGERDTLLVAPLESQGTVLGFLVLRDDQPRSWQPEDIELVELMSAQVSTAIIQTETLRQVQSLVEKRTAELKQSLAVQAKLYERTRNQLEQLRHLNQLKDEFLDTVSHELRTPLTSMALAIRMLRQTGTEGDRGARYLDILEQQCAQETNLINDLLTLRELESKQTTLQLEELNLVDLVTEVTASFESSWAGKGLKLDLEIPRDPLSLWSDRESLTRILVELLTNATRYSEPQTCIRLAISPRQEDAINQIVLTLTNQGAAIPPEELPYIFDRFRRCHSAVQNAVPGTGLGLALVKSLTQHLNGTISASSAPTEQSSAWTTCFTLVLPQAVGSSI
- a CDS encoding NblA/ycf18 family protein, whose translation is MNQPVELSLEQQFSIRSFETQVQQMSREQAQDFLVKLYEQMIVRENMYKQFLKHQWGLEPGPQIQ
- a CDS encoding ribbon-helix-helix domain-containing protein; this encodes MQALTRTSTTEMEVTSIRLERELKERLKELSGNQGYQALIRDILWNYVQQRSGDYTPCLSPADIRSIVSATAQQEQHCALTGKVIRPNEQMLLGLTTNGVMVSLSSDSLSS
- a CDS encoding transposase family protein — translated: MDIHLDRLLNFPHVTVENCIQKDNEVYLKLRLLNQESSCPHCKKLSSELHQNRPILIRDLSIFGQVTYLKIPRRQFYCRDCQRYFTESLTFMDAGRQYTRRYEEHIYQQVQLSSMEQVGRVEGLSFERIEGIFKHQYAQKKTRDGQESNALGLMKSASGKGIKTSPPLSATLRPGN
- the hemB gene encoding porphobilinogen synthase, with the protein product MFPVHRPRRLRSHPQLRRMVRETVLTTSDLIYPLFAVLGDAIANEVRSMPGVFQLSVDKIVEEAKEVYDLGIPAIILFGIPADKDTNATGAWHDCGIVQKAATAVKEAVPDLIIIADTCLCEYTAHGHCGYLEVGDLSGRVLNDPTLELLKKTAVSQAKAGADIIAPSGMMDGFVQAIREGLDAAGFQDTPILSYAAKYASAYYGPFRDAAESAPQFGDRRTYQMDPGNSREALKEIGLDIAEGADMLMVKPALSYMDIIWQVKQASHLPVAAYNVSGEYSMVKAAALNGWIDEQKVVMETLTSFKRAGADLILTYHAKDAARWLNE
- a CDS encoding Npun_R1517 family heterocyst differentiation transcriptional regulator; amino-acid sequence: MQHDSLDIKKTSTPEVGVYECEIHLKFRLIEEKGALDQQAHLLEMLMDAFAYGSDDYMEPIQVEVTAEEICELAASPQMRRQLIRLRNSSELA
- a CDS encoding ABC1 kinase family protein, yielding MLKSTAPRRLRWQRTRYSPLVRQMDVFSSSAQLMFYLWWDSRIPGRSTRYRNRRAQWLVGTLLDLGPTFIKLGQALSTRADLLPLEYVQALSRLQDKVPGFSPEEAIAIVETELGAPIYHLYREFDFVPIAAASLGQVHKARLHTGEEVVVKVQRPGLDKLFDLDFKVLHQLVRFCQRFLPWTRQYDLEAIYHEFTEILYQEIDYIQEALNADRFRYNFRDHDCIIVPRVYPKHTTKRVLTMDYVPGIKINDRQSLEACGINVKEVNQLGICCYLKQLLQDGFFQADPHPGNMAVSQDGCLIFYDFGMMAEVQPINKEQMVKTFFAVLKKDTNQVIETLMDLGLIEPMSDMAPIRRVTRFLLEKFTEKPIEMQAFTEMRSELYALFEQQPFRLPAKMTFILKALTTLDGVARALDPQYNLLASAKPFVASLTTATGPGATVGELVRQAKDYLIYRIRQPSPSSFLLQQLEERLEQQELELRARYFDQERALKKLTLANRSLLYTCLTGFSLLIGLLLLAGAYTYWAIGAFLISGIGAIVLLKTLYQLALHEKITRLTAR
- a CDS encoding ISL3 family transposase translates to MGIDEISKRKGHQNFATVIGDVEAGKLIEVIDSHQQEDIIETLKQQPIEVRAKVEEVSVDMWGGFPKVVKKVFPNAVVVIDRFHVMKLVNEELNKIRRQSGVSDRGSKFILLKNGKDLTAEEKTKLEEILKRSKRLGKAYEWKEEFRAIYEQPLTVEEGKRQIQGWLDQARVVYSEASTTIRNHLDGISNYFRNRTTSGAMEGINNRIKLIKRQAYGFVNFNNFRERLLACFSD
- a CDS encoding IS256 family transposase; this translates as MTQDKLVSFKTPDEPGTFSDALTELVRNGARQIIAQAVEVELQEFLAQYQSLKDEQGRQAVVRNGYLPERSIVTGVGAVEIQVPKVRDRSGQGIKFNSLLLPPYLKRAQSVEEVLPWLYLKGVSTGDFSEALASLLGTQADGLSASTISRLKAKWTQEHQQWQQRTLSGKRYVYVWADGIYFNIRNEDDRQCILVLIGVTDTGSKELLGLEAGFRESELSWKPLLLRLQDQGLKQAPELAIGDGALGFWKALAQVFPSTRIQRCWVHKTANVLNHLPKSQQPHAKSALHQIYLAATKDEAEKAFERFIKTYAAKYPKATECLAKDRSALLAFYDFPAEHWVHLRTTNPIESTFATVRLRTDKTRGCVSQDSILSLVFKLVQSAQKRWLRIRGFKRLGEVIEGVKFKDGIRVDLHPDSGVSQDAA